One Betta splendens chromosome 8, fBetSpl5.4, whole genome shotgun sequence DNA segment encodes these proteins:
- the spag9a gene encoding sperm associated antigen 9a isoform X3: MELEDGVVYQDDPGTSAMMSERVSGLANSIYREFERLIGKYDEDVVKELMPLVVAVLENLDSVFAENQEHEVELELLKEDNEQLITQYEREKALRKHAEEKFIEFEDTHEQEKKDLQNNNERMESHSRQLELKIKNYADQIGRLEERELDLKKEYNSLHQRHTEMIHNYMEHVERIKLQQISETSESSTVGRVRRERPLSLGIFPSSGGASLLIPDPQARAETPGTESWKFTDPAQPRSNASLKLDFMDPPKEREGKNAQDSTWGNSLADDCKDELSDFTGSKSATPMSTTASDMEREDGNSKSTEVQAAPGTRSVSVGLPENEDSSDVQDIIESTPELDMDLIAYKPCSTPTKGIENMAFDRNTDSLFDELSSAGTGLIGDVDEGADLLVEYSDLSLIGMGREVENLIQENSQLLETKNALNVVNKDLILKVDELTCEKEMLQGELEALLLAKTKLDDKTKELEEELKKVRLEMEEVRQKNKDEEDSDVPTAQRKRFTRVEMARVLMERNQYKERLMELQEAVRWTEMIRASRENPTLTEKKKSSIWQFFSRLFSSSSSAPVMKKVESQSNVKYNSPGSLVKRSSTFSQFPTEKSKTFDFLNEEKDQCSSPSRKEQKRAQYRQVKAHMQKEDGRVTAHGWSLPSKYKQAANGGQLENKVNLPVPVYLRPLDQTDASMKLWCAAGVNMSGGRTSELTKQTKGSQSSLDQLEQESKDQEKGEKELKEDEMSSRVWVCTSTHSSTKVMVLDATQPSDLLDSFYACNTHVVCIASVPGVLDTDYPAGEEVPQDLEASQGDGVSLAGSVASVGSTGSDGAMAAEGTTAVPQTACSGVTDLSAEQSVISGSVELSREASPAEDGVPMAEEATEATEANAGVGDEGEDQGMDPNQPGIYTEHVFTDPLGVGPTDASLTDKQRGSAQDGVTSLTEDSDLNDGDVLRMSSSLPTMWLGAQNGCLYVHSSVARWRKCLHAIKLKDSILSIVHVKGRVLVALADGTLAIFHRSIDGQWDLTNYHLLDLGRPHHSIRCMTVVHDKVWCGYRNKIYVIHPKAMRIEKSFDAHPRKESQVRQLAWVGDGIWVSIRLDSTLRLFHAHTYQHLQDVDIEPYVSKMLGTGKLGFSFVRITALVVSCNRLWVGTGNGVIISIPLSEANKSKGIVPNRPGAAVRVYGDDSSDCAVQGSFVPYCSMAHAQLCFHGHRDAVKFFVTVPGQAMPPPGSDSGSDDPASESSDTANSEPKTYLVMSGGEGYIDFRMGDDGGELDGLSEPTASQQSTPTKAERSHLIVWQVTTSPD; the protein is encoded by the exons ATGGAGCTGGAAGACGGAGTTGTGTACCAGGACGACCCCGGGACATCAGCGATGATGTCGGAGCGGGTGTCGGGCCTGGCCAACTCCATCTACCGCGAGTTCGAGCGGCTCATCGGCAAGTACGACGAGGACGTGGTGAAGGAGCTGATGCCGCTGGTCGTGGCCGTGCTGGAGAACCTGGACTCGGTGTTCGCGGAGAACCAGGAGCAcgaagtggagctggagctgctgaaggaggacaACGAGCAGCTCATCACCCAGTACGAGCGCGAGAAGGCGCTGAGGAAGCACGCGGAGGAG aAGTTCATCGAGTTTGAAGACACCCAcgagcaggagaagaaggacCTGCAGAACAACAATGAGAGAATGGAGTCCCACTCCCGCCAGCTGGAACTCAAGATCAAGAACTACGCAGACCAGA TCGGCCGGTTGGAGGAACGGGAGCTGGACCTGAAGAAGGAATACAACTCCCTCCATCAGCGGCACACAGAG ATGATCCATAATTACATGGAGCACGTAGAGAGGATCAAGCTGCAGCAGATCAGCGAGACGTCGGAGTCGAGCACAGTCGGTCGAGTCAG GAGGGAGCGGCCGCTTTCCTTGGGAATCTTCCCCTCGTCCGGTGGCGCCTCCCTGCTGATCCCGGACCCCCAGGCCCGAGCGGAGACGCCGGGCACAGAGAGCTGGAAGTTCACAGACCCGGCACAGCCACGGTCCAACGCCAGCCTgaag TTGGACTTTATGGACCCCCCAAAGGAAAGGGAGGGTAAGAATGCACAGGACTCTACGTGGGGGAATTCACTGGCAGACGACTGCAAG GACGAGTTGTCAGACTTCACGGGCTCCAAGTCGGCCACGCCGATGTCCACCACGGCCTCCGACATGGAGAGGGAAGACGGTAACAGTAAGAGCACAGAGGTGCAGGCAGCACCGGGGACGAGATCCGTATCCGTGG GTTTGCCTGAAAATGAAGACAGCTCAGACGTGCAGGACATCATTGAGTCCACTCCTGAGCTGGACATGGACCTCATAGCCTACAAACCCTGCAG CACTCCCACCAAAGGCATCGAAAACATGGCGTTCGACCGCAACACCGACTCCCTGTTTGACGAGCTGTCGTCTGCAGGCACCGGGCTCATAGGGGATGTGGATGAAGGAGCAGACCTGCTGG TGGAGTATTCTG ACCTTAGTTTGATTG GTATGGGCAGAGAAGTTGAAAATCTCATTCAGGAGAATTCACAGCTTCTTGAGACAAA GAACGCTCTGAATGTAGTGAACAAAGACCTGATCCTGAAGGTGGATGAGTTAACCTGTGAGAAGGAAATGCTGCAGGGCGAGCTGGAGGCCCTGCTGCTGGCCAAGACCAAGCTGGACGACAAaaccaaggagctggaggaggaactcAAAAA AGTGCGACTGGAAATGGAGGAAGTCAGGCAGAAGAATAAAGACGAAGAAGAT agcgacGTACCCACAGCCCAGAGGAAGCGTTTCACCAGGGTGGAGATGGCCAGAGTGCTGATGGAGAGAAACCAGTACAAAGAGCGGCTGATGGAGCTCCAGGAAGCCGTGCGGTGGACGGAGATGATCAGGGCCTCGAGAGAAAATCCAACGCTCAcggaaaaaaagaaatccaGCATCTGGCAGTT cttcagcagactgtttagctcctcctccagtgccCCGGTCATGAAGAAGGTGGAGTCGCAGTCCAATGTGAAGTACAACTCGCCGGGCAGTCTggtgaagaggagcagcaccTTCTCCCAGTTCCCCACAGAGAAATCCAAGACATTCGACTTCCTCAACGAAGA GAAAGATCAGTGCAGCTCCCCGTCACGTAAAGAGCAGAAGAGAGCTCAGTACAGACAGGTCAAGGCCCACATGCAGAAGGAGGATGGACGAGTGACTGCACACGGCTGGAGCCTTCCCAGCAAATACAAG CAGGCAGCAAATGGTGGCCAGTTGGAGAACAAAGTGAATCTACCTGTACCAGTTTACTTGAGACCTCTGGATCAGACGGATGCTTCTATGAAG CTGTGGTGCGCTGCTGGAGTTAACATGTCTGGAGGGAGGACCTCAGAGCTCACAAAGCAGACAAAGGGCTCTCAGAGTAGCCTGGACCAGCTAGAGCAAGAGAGTAAG GATCAAGAGAAAGgggagaaggagctgaaggaggatgAGATGTCCAGCAGGGTGTGGGTGTGCACCAGCACACATTCTTCCACTAAGGTCATGGTCCTGGATGCCACGCAGCCCTCCGACCTGCTGGACAGCTTCTACGCCTGCAACACACATGTTGTTTGCATTGCCAGTGTACCAG GTGTGTTGGACACTGATTATCCAGCGGGTGAGGAGGTGCCCCAGGACCTGGAGGCTAGCCAGGGCGATGGGGTGTCGCTAGCCGGCAGCGTGGCCAGTGTGGGCTCAACGGGCAGCGACGGTGCCATGGCAGCAGAGGGGACTACGGCCGTCCCCCAGACGGCCTGCTCCGGCGTCACGGACCTGTCGGCTGAGCAAAGTGTCATTTCAGGCTCAG TTGAGCTGTCCAGAGAGGCCAGTCCAGCCGAAGATGGTGTTCCTATGGCGGAAGAGGCAACAGAAGCCACGGAGGCTAATGCCGGTGTGGGCGACGAAGGAGAGGACCAGGGGATGGATCCAAATCAGCCTGGAATCTACACGGAGCATGTGTTTACTGATCCACTGGGGGTGGGACCCACCGACGCCTCCCTGACCGACAAGCAGAG GGGCTCCGCACAGGATGGAGTTACGTCCTTAACAGAAGACTCAGACCTGAATGATGGAGACGTTCTGAGGATGAGCAGCTCCCTCCCTACCATGTGGCTGGGAGCTCAGAATGGATG TCTGTACGTGCACTCGTCTGTGGCTCGGTGGAGAAAGTGTCTCCATGCCATCAAACTGAAAGACTCCATCCTGAGCATAGT CCACGTTAAAGGGAGAGTCCTGGTAGCACTGGCTGATGGGACTTTAGCCATTTTCCACCGAAGCATTG ACGGACAGTGGGACTTAACAAACTACCACCTGTTGGACCTGGGCCGACCCCACCACTCTATCCGCTGTATGACAGTGGTCCACGACAAGGTCTGGTGTGGCTACAGGAACAAGATCTACGTGATCCACCCCAAGGCCATGAGGATAGAG AAATCGTTTGATGCTCATCCACGCAAGGAGAGCCAGGTTCGGCAGCTGGCCTGGGTCGGTGATGGCATCTGGGTCTCCATCCGACTGGATTCCACCCTCCGCTTGTTTCACGCTCACACCTACCAGCATCTCCAGGACGTGGACATCGAGCCGTACGTCAGCAAGATGCTGG GTACGGGTAAACTGGGCTTTTCCTTTGTGAGGATCACAGCTCTTGTGGTGTCCTGCAACCGCCTGTGGGTGGGGACAGGAAACGGCGTCATCATCTCCATCCCTCTGTCTGAAG CAAACAAGTCAAAAGGAATAGTGCCAAATCGACCCGGCGCCGCTGTGCGGGTCTACGGAGACGACAGCTCAGACTGTGCTGTGCAGGGCAGCTTTGTGCCGTACTGCTCCATGGCCCACGCCCAGCTGTGTTTCCACGGACATCGAGATGCTGTCAAGTTCTTTGTCACTGTTCCAg GTCAGGCGATGCCGCCTCCAGGCAGTGACTCAGGCTCTGACGATCCTGCATCCGAATCCTCCGACACAGCGAACTCCGAGCCCAAAACATACCTCGTCATGAGTGGAGGCGAAGGCTATATCGACTTCAGAATGG GGGATGACGGCGGCGAGTTGGACGGTTTATCGGAACCGACAGCCAGCCAGCAGTCGACACCCACCAAGGCTGAGCGGAGCCACCTCATTGTCTGGCAGGTCACAACTTCCCCTGATTAA
- the spag9a gene encoding sperm associated antigen 9a isoform X4 produces MELEDGVVYQDDPGTSAMMSERVSGLANSIYREFERLIGKYDEDVVKELMPLVVAVLENLDSVFAENQEHEVELELLKEDNEQLITQYEREKALRKHAEEKFIEFEDTHEQEKKDLQNNNERMESHSRQLELKIKNYADQIGRLEERELDLKKEYNSLHQRHTEMIHNYMEHVERIKLQQISETSESSTVGRVRRERPLSLGIFPSSGGASLLIPDPQARAETPGTESWKFTDPAQPRSNASLKLDFMDPPKEREGKNAQDSTWGNSLADDCKDELSDFTGSKSATPMSTTASDMEREDGNSKSTEVQAAPGTRSVSVGLPENEDSSDVQDIIESTPELDMDLIAYKPCSTPTKGIENMAFDRNTDSLFDELSSAGTGLIGDVDEGADLLVEYSDLSLIGMGREVENLIQENSQLLETKNALNVVNKDLILKVDELTCEKEMLQGELEALLLAKTKLDDKTKELEEELKKVRLEMEEVRQKNKDEEDSDVPTAQRKRFTRVEMARVLMERNQYKERLMELQEAVRWTEMIRASRENPTLTEKKKSSIWQFFSRLFSSSSSAPVMKKVESQSNVKYNSPGSLVKRSSTFSQFPTEKSKTFDFLNEEKDQCSSPSRKEQKRAQYRQVKAHMQKEDGRVTAHGWSLPSKYKAANGGQLENKVNLPVPVYLRPLDQTDASMKLWCAAGVNMSGGRTSELTKQTKGSQSSLDQLEQESKDQEKGEKELKEDEMSSRVWVCTSTHSSTKVMVLDATQPSDLLDSFYACNTHVVCIASVPGVLDTDYPAGEEVPQDLEASQGDGVSLAGSVASVGSTGSDGAMAAEGTTAVPQTACSGVTDLSAEQSVISGSVELSREASPAEDGVPMAEEATEATEANAGVGDEGEDQGMDPNQPGIYTEHVFTDPLGVGPTDASLTDKQRGSAQDGVTSLTEDSDLNDGDVLRMSSSLPTMWLGAQNGCLYVHSSVARWRKCLHAIKLKDSILSIVHVKGRVLVALADGTLAIFHRSIDGQWDLTNYHLLDLGRPHHSIRCMTVVHDKVWCGYRNKIYVIHPKAMRIEKSFDAHPRKESQVRQLAWVGDGIWVSIRLDSTLRLFHAHTYQHLQDVDIEPYVSKMLGTGKLGFSFVRITALVVSCNRLWVGTGNGVIISIPLSEANKSKGIVPNRPGAAVRVYGDDSSDCAVQGSFVPYCSMAHAQLCFHGHRDAVKFFVTVPGQAMPPPGSDSGSDDPASESSDTANSEPKTYLVMSGGEGYIDFRMGDDGGELDGLSEPTASQQSTPTKAERSHLIVWQVTTSPD; encoded by the exons ATGGAGCTGGAAGACGGAGTTGTGTACCAGGACGACCCCGGGACATCAGCGATGATGTCGGAGCGGGTGTCGGGCCTGGCCAACTCCATCTACCGCGAGTTCGAGCGGCTCATCGGCAAGTACGACGAGGACGTGGTGAAGGAGCTGATGCCGCTGGTCGTGGCCGTGCTGGAGAACCTGGACTCGGTGTTCGCGGAGAACCAGGAGCAcgaagtggagctggagctgctgaaggaggacaACGAGCAGCTCATCACCCAGTACGAGCGCGAGAAGGCGCTGAGGAAGCACGCGGAGGAG aAGTTCATCGAGTTTGAAGACACCCAcgagcaggagaagaaggacCTGCAGAACAACAATGAGAGAATGGAGTCCCACTCCCGCCAGCTGGAACTCAAGATCAAGAACTACGCAGACCAGA TCGGCCGGTTGGAGGAACGGGAGCTGGACCTGAAGAAGGAATACAACTCCCTCCATCAGCGGCACACAGAG ATGATCCATAATTACATGGAGCACGTAGAGAGGATCAAGCTGCAGCAGATCAGCGAGACGTCGGAGTCGAGCACAGTCGGTCGAGTCAG GAGGGAGCGGCCGCTTTCCTTGGGAATCTTCCCCTCGTCCGGTGGCGCCTCCCTGCTGATCCCGGACCCCCAGGCCCGAGCGGAGACGCCGGGCACAGAGAGCTGGAAGTTCACAGACCCGGCACAGCCACGGTCCAACGCCAGCCTgaag TTGGACTTTATGGACCCCCCAAAGGAAAGGGAGGGTAAGAATGCACAGGACTCTACGTGGGGGAATTCACTGGCAGACGACTGCAAG GACGAGTTGTCAGACTTCACGGGCTCCAAGTCGGCCACGCCGATGTCCACCACGGCCTCCGACATGGAGAGGGAAGACGGTAACAGTAAGAGCACAGAGGTGCAGGCAGCACCGGGGACGAGATCCGTATCCGTGG GTTTGCCTGAAAATGAAGACAGCTCAGACGTGCAGGACATCATTGAGTCCACTCCTGAGCTGGACATGGACCTCATAGCCTACAAACCCTGCAG CACTCCCACCAAAGGCATCGAAAACATGGCGTTCGACCGCAACACCGACTCCCTGTTTGACGAGCTGTCGTCTGCAGGCACCGGGCTCATAGGGGATGTGGATGAAGGAGCAGACCTGCTGG TGGAGTATTCTG ACCTTAGTTTGATTG GTATGGGCAGAGAAGTTGAAAATCTCATTCAGGAGAATTCACAGCTTCTTGAGACAAA GAACGCTCTGAATGTAGTGAACAAAGACCTGATCCTGAAGGTGGATGAGTTAACCTGTGAGAAGGAAATGCTGCAGGGCGAGCTGGAGGCCCTGCTGCTGGCCAAGACCAAGCTGGACGACAAaaccaaggagctggaggaggaactcAAAAA AGTGCGACTGGAAATGGAGGAAGTCAGGCAGAAGAATAAAGACGAAGAAGAT agcgacGTACCCACAGCCCAGAGGAAGCGTTTCACCAGGGTGGAGATGGCCAGAGTGCTGATGGAGAGAAACCAGTACAAAGAGCGGCTGATGGAGCTCCAGGAAGCCGTGCGGTGGACGGAGATGATCAGGGCCTCGAGAGAAAATCCAACGCTCAcggaaaaaaagaaatccaGCATCTGGCAGTT cttcagcagactgtttagctcctcctccagtgccCCGGTCATGAAGAAGGTGGAGTCGCAGTCCAATGTGAAGTACAACTCGCCGGGCAGTCTggtgaagaggagcagcaccTTCTCCCAGTTCCCCACAGAGAAATCCAAGACATTCGACTTCCTCAACGAAGA GAAAGATCAGTGCAGCTCCCCGTCACGTAAAGAGCAGAAGAGAGCTCAGTACAGACAGGTCAAGGCCCACATGCAGAAGGAGGATGGACGAGTGACTGCACACGGCTGGAGCCTTCCCAGCAAATACAAG GCAGCAAATGGTGGCCAGTTGGAGAACAAAGTGAATCTACCTGTACCAGTTTACTTGAGACCTCTGGATCAGACGGATGCTTCTATGAAG CTGTGGTGCGCTGCTGGAGTTAACATGTCTGGAGGGAGGACCTCAGAGCTCACAAAGCAGACAAAGGGCTCTCAGAGTAGCCTGGACCAGCTAGAGCAAGAGAGTAAG GATCAAGAGAAAGgggagaaggagctgaaggaggatgAGATGTCCAGCAGGGTGTGGGTGTGCACCAGCACACATTCTTCCACTAAGGTCATGGTCCTGGATGCCACGCAGCCCTCCGACCTGCTGGACAGCTTCTACGCCTGCAACACACATGTTGTTTGCATTGCCAGTGTACCAG GTGTGTTGGACACTGATTATCCAGCGGGTGAGGAGGTGCCCCAGGACCTGGAGGCTAGCCAGGGCGATGGGGTGTCGCTAGCCGGCAGCGTGGCCAGTGTGGGCTCAACGGGCAGCGACGGTGCCATGGCAGCAGAGGGGACTACGGCCGTCCCCCAGACGGCCTGCTCCGGCGTCACGGACCTGTCGGCTGAGCAAAGTGTCATTTCAGGCTCAG TTGAGCTGTCCAGAGAGGCCAGTCCAGCCGAAGATGGTGTTCCTATGGCGGAAGAGGCAACAGAAGCCACGGAGGCTAATGCCGGTGTGGGCGACGAAGGAGAGGACCAGGGGATGGATCCAAATCAGCCTGGAATCTACACGGAGCATGTGTTTACTGATCCACTGGGGGTGGGACCCACCGACGCCTCCCTGACCGACAAGCAGAG GGGCTCCGCACAGGATGGAGTTACGTCCTTAACAGAAGACTCAGACCTGAATGATGGAGACGTTCTGAGGATGAGCAGCTCCCTCCCTACCATGTGGCTGGGAGCTCAGAATGGATG TCTGTACGTGCACTCGTCTGTGGCTCGGTGGAGAAAGTGTCTCCATGCCATCAAACTGAAAGACTCCATCCTGAGCATAGT CCACGTTAAAGGGAGAGTCCTGGTAGCACTGGCTGATGGGACTTTAGCCATTTTCCACCGAAGCATTG ACGGACAGTGGGACTTAACAAACTACCACCTGTTGGACCTGGGCCGACCCCACCACTCTATCCGCTGTATGACAGTGGTCCACGACAAGGTCTGGTGTGGCTACAGGAACAAGATCTACGTGATCCACCCCAAGGCCATGAGGATAGAG AAATCGTTTGATGCTCATCCACGCAAGGAGAGCCAGGTTCGGCAGCTGGCCTGGGTCGGTGATGGCATCTGGGTCTCCATCCGACTGGATTCCACCCTCCGCTTGTTTCACGCTCACACCTACCAGCATCTCCAGGACGTGGACATCGAGCCGTACGTCAGCAAGATGCTGG GTACGGGTAAACTGGGCTTTTCCTTTGTGAGGATCACAGCTCTTGTGGTGTCCTGCAACCGCCTGTGGGTGGGGACAGGAAACGGCGTCATCATCTCCATCCCTCTGTCTGAAG CAAACAAGTCAAAAGGAATAGTGCCAAATCGACCCGGCGCCGCTGTGCGGGTCTACGGAGACGACAGCTCAGACTGTGCTGTGCAGGGCAGCTTTGTGCCGTACTGCTCCATGGCCCACGCCCAGCTGTGTTTCCACGGACATCGAGATGCTGTCAAGTTCTTTGTCACTGTTCCAg GTCAGGCGATGCCGCCTCCAGGCAGTGACTCAGGCTCTGACGATCCTGCATCCGAATCCTCCGACACAGCGAACTCCGAGCCCAAAACATACCTCGTCATGAGTGGAGGCGAAGGCTATATCGACTTCAGAATGG GGGATGACGGCGGCGAGTTGGACGGTTTATCGGAACCGACAGCCAGCCAGCAGTCGACACCCACCAAGGCTGAGCGGAGCCACCTCATTGTCTGGCAGGTCACAACTTCCCCTGATTAA